The following are from one region of the Candidatus Polarisedimenticolia bacterium genome:
- the nusA gene encoding transcription termination factor NusA yields MSSEIIQAIEQVGREKGIEVDVIIRAVEDAYAAASKKYYRTKEEIGARFNRESGSLEVFAKKKVVESVLNPDLEISLEDAEQLDPTVNLESVLEIPKPTEGLGRIAAQAAKQIIFQKVREAERENVYKEYSARLGELINGVVKRFERGSIVVDLGKTESVLPKKEQSKAEHYNQGDRIRAIIVDVDRNAKGPQIILSRTDPRLLIKLFEMEVPEIYDGTVKIEVAVRDAGDRAKIAVRSKDKDVDPVGACVGMKGSRVQSIIRELRGEKIDIVQYSAEINSFVTHALNPARINRVSIVDMEGKVLEVVVDDDQLSLAIGKKGQNVRLASRLVGWRIDIKSEQDKKREVEMEMERMARANRPLETVEDLSFKSMQKLLEAGFTTIGSVLAVGMEGLTAVPSIGPKTAEKIMITLREVLDAPLAPPEPPEEEPIEAAASESGGESAEDTALIAEAQPGATEEE; encoded by the coding sequence ATGAGCAGTGAAATCATCCAGGCCATCGAACAGGTGGGGCGGGAGAAGGGTATCGAAGTCGACGTCATCATCCGCGCGGTGGAAGACGCGTACGCCGCGGCCTCCAAGAAATACTACCGGACCAAAGAAGAGATCGGCGCGCGATTCAATCGGGAAAGCGGTTCTCTCGAGGTTTTCGCCAAGAAGAAAGTCGTGGAAAGCGTGCTCAATCCCGATCTGGAGATATCGCTCGAAGATGCGGAGCAGCTGGATCCGACGGTCAACCTCGAGTCCGTCCTTGAAATCCCCAAGCCGACGGAGGGCCTGGGAAGAATCGCCGCGCAGGCCGCGAAGCAAATCATCTTCCAGAAAGTCCGAGAGGCCGAGCGCGAGAATGTCTACAAGGAATACAGCGCCCGGCTCGGCGAGCTGATCAACGGCGTGGTGAAGCGTTTCGAGAGAGGCAGCATCGTCGTCGATCTGGGCAAGACCGAATCGGTGCTTCCCAAGAAGGAGCAGTCGAAGGCCGAACACTACAACCAGGGGGACAGGATTCGCGCGATCATCGTGGACGTCGATCGAAACGCCAAGGGTCCTCAGATCATCCTCTCCCGCACCGACCCCCGGCTGCTGATCAAGTTGTTCGAGATGGAAGTGCCCGAGATCTACGATGGAACGGTCAAAATCGAGGTGGCGGTTCGGGACGCCGGCGATCGGGCCAAGATCGCGGTGCGCTCCAAGGACAAGGACGTCGATCCGGTCGGAGCGTGCGTCGGCATGAAGGGATCGCGGGTGCAGTCCATCATCCGGGAGCTTCGCGGGGAGAAGATCGACATCGTCCAGTACTCCGCCGAGATCAACTCCTTTGTCACGCACGCGCTGAACCCCGCTCGGATCAATCGCGTCTCGATCGTGGACATGGAAGGCAAGGTGCTGGAAGTCGTGGTCGACGACGATCAGCTTTCTCTGGCCATCGGGAAAAAGGGCCAAAACGTCCGACTGGCCTCGCGGCTGGTGGGATGGCGCATCGACATCAAGAGCGAGCAGGACAAGAAGAGAGAGGTGGAGATGGAGATGGAGCGGATGGCGCGAGCCAACCGTCCTCTTGAAACCGTCGAGGATCTCAGCTTCAAGTCCATGCAAAAACTCCTGGAGGCCGGATTCACGACGATCGGGAGCGTGCTGGCCGTCGGCATGGAAGGGCTGACGGCGGTCCCTTCGATCGGTCCGAAAACCGCCGAGAAGATCATGATTACGCTGCGGGAGGTTCTGGACGCACCGCTCGCGCCCCCGGAACCCCCCGAGGAGGAGCCGATCGAGGCGGCCGCTTCCGAATCGGGCGGCGAATCCGCCGAGGATACGGCCCTGATCGCCGAGGCCCAGCCCGGGGCGACCGAAGAGGAATAA
- the pnp gene encoding polyribonucleotide nucleotidyltransferase, whose protein sequence is MSIRKETSIGGHRLSIEAGKVARQADGSVLIRQGDTVVLVTATADRKERVGVDFLPLTVDYRENTYAAGKIPGGFFKREGRPNEKETLTSRMIDRPIRPLFPKGWRCETQVVALVLSADLENDPDILAVTGASVALTISDIPFETPIAAVRVGLDESGFIINPTTTQLEKSRLDLVVVGSATELVMVEAGANEVSEREMIDAILFGQAEIVKLVALQNELRDEIGIPKRKAAVVEIPPNLRSEVEQKISQPLWEAMKIKTKIQSYRQIAEMEKALADSYPEEPAETRSFVKAVFHETHKKLARAEIIEKGKRFDDRGFEEIRPITCEVGFLPRTHGSALFTRGETQALVTATLGTSEDAQTLDWLEGESERRFMLHYNFPPFSVGEVKFLRGPGRREIGHGALAERAIRPMMPADEEFPYTIRLVSDILESNGSSSMASICGGSLCLMDAGVPLKAAVGGIAMGLVKEGERYAILSDIAGSEDHYGDMDFKVAGTRKGITALQMDIKVQGLSREILEKALAQANRGRMHILEVMDSALSAPRTNISMYAPRIFSIRVPKDKIREVIGPGGKMIRSIIERTGCKIDIDDDGKVDIASVDEASALKAIEIIKEITAEAEIGKTYLGKVIRIVAFGAFVEILPGIEGLLHISEIAEHRVKEVTDEIQEGEEVLVKVIDVDGDRIRLSRKAVLREKRGETGGAEPPPPPRQAESRHAGRPHRRPR, encoded by the coding sequence TTGAGTATCCGGAAAGAGACCAGTATCGGCGGCCATCGTCTTTCCATCGAGGCGGGAAAAGTCGCGAGACAAGCGGATGGATCCGTCCTGATTCGGCAAGGGGACACCGTGGTGCTCGTCACGGCCACGGCCGATCGGAAGGAAAGGGTGGGCGTCGATTTCCTTCCTCTCACGGTCGACTATCGCGAGAATACCTACGCCGCCGGCAAGATCCCAGGAGGGTTCTTCAAGCGGGAGGGCCGCCCGAACGAGAAAGAGACGCTGACGTCCCGAATGATCGACCGCCCCATCCGCCCGCTCTTCCCCAAAGGGTGGCGGTGCGAGACCCAGGTCGTCGCCCTGGTCCTTTCCGCCGATCTCGAGAACGATCCCGACATCCTCGCCGTCACCGGGGCCTCCGTGGCCCTGACGATCTCGGACATTCCCTTCGAGACGCCGATCGCGGCGGTCCGCGTCGGTCTGGATGAAAGCGGGTTCATCATCAATCCTACTACGACGCAACTCGAGAAGAGCCGTCTCGACCTCGTCGTCGTCGGCAGCGCCACGGAGCTGGTGATGGTCGAGGCGGGGGCCAACGAGGTTTCGGAGCGCGAGATGATCGACGCCATCCTGTTCGGACAGGCTGAGATCGTCAAGCTGGTGGCTCTCCAGAACGAGCTCCGGGACGAGATCGGAATTCCTAAGCGCAAGGCTGCCGTCGTCGAGATTCCTCCGAATCTCAGGAGCGAGGTGGAGCAGAAAATCTCCCAGCCTCTCTGGGAGGCGATGAAGATCAAGACGAAGATTCAGAGCTACCGGCAGATCGCCGAAATGGAGAAAGCCCTGGCGGACAGCTACCCGGAGGAGCCCGCCGAGACGCGTTCCTTCGTGAAGGCGGTTTTCCACGAGACGCACAAGAAACTGGCTCGGGCCGAGATCATCGAGAAGGGCAAGCGCTTCGACGATCGTGGATTCGAGGAGATCCGTCCCATCACCTGCGAAGTCGGCTTCCTGCCGCGGACGCACGGATCCGCGCTGTTCACGCGAGGCGAGACGCAGGCGCTCGTGACGGCCACCCTCGGGACCTCGGAGGATGCCCAGACGCTCGACTGGCTTGAAGGAGAATCGGAGCGGCGTTTCATGCTGCATTACAACTTCCCTCCGTTCAGCGTCGGAGAGGTCAAGTTCCTGCGAGGTCCGGGACGACGGGAGATCGGCCACGGCGCCCTGGCCGAGCGAGCGATCCGTCCGATGATGCCCGCCGACGAGGAATTCCCCTACACGATCCGTCTCGTGTCCGACATCTTGGAATCGAACGGCTCCTCCTCCATGGCCTCCATTTGCGGCGGATCCCTCTGCTTGATGGACGCGGGCGTTCCCCTCAAGGCCGCCGTCGGCGGGATCGCCATGGGGCTCGTGAAGGAGGGAGAGCGTTACGCGATCCTCAGCGACATCGCCGGCTCCGAGGACCATTACGGCGACATGGATTTCAAGGTCGCGGGGACACGAAAAGGGATCACCGCCCTCCAGATGGACATCAAGGTCCAGGGCCTGAGCCGGGAGATCCTCGAAAAGGCGCTGGCGCAAGCGAACCGGGGCAGGATGCACATCCTGGAGGTCATGGATTCCGCGCTCTCCGCCCCCCGTACCAATATTTCGATGTACGCTCCGCGCATCTTCAGCATTCGCGTTCCCAAGGACAAGATCCGGGAGGTCATCGGCCCGGGCGGCAAGATGATACGCTCCATCATCGAGCGCACGGGCTGCAAGATCGACATCGACGACGACGGAAAGGTGGATATCGCTTCCGTCGACGAGGCCTCGGCCCTGAAGGCCATCGAGATCATCAAGGAAATCACCGCGGAGGCCGAGATCGGCAAGACCTATCTCGGGAAGGTAATCCGGATCGTCGCCTTCGGCGCGTTCGTGGAGATTCTGCCCGGCATCGAGGGCCTGCTCCACATCTCCGAAATCGCCGAGCACCGCGTGAAGGAGGTGACGGACGAGATCCAGGAAGGCGAGGAGGTTCTCGTCAAGGTGATCGACGTCGACGGGGATCGGATTCGCTTGAGCCGCAAGGCGGTGCTGCGGGAGAAGCGCGGGGAGACGGGAGGCGCGGAGCCTCCGCCGCCTCCGCGGCAAGCGGAGTCCCGCCACGCGGGAAGACCGCACCGCCGACCGCGCTGA
- a CDS encoding DUF503 domain-containing protein, protein MNVGLCIVEIHLSASHSLKDKRRVLRRLKDRLKSRFNVSVAEIDHQDLWQRATLGIVSIAAGHEPLESCFGKVRGIVESEVPGEVVNFEIEYLT, encoded by the coding sequence ATGAACGTCGGACTGTGCATCGTGGAGATCCATCTCTCCGCATCTCACTCGCTCAAGGACAAGCGGCGCGTCCTGCGAAGGTTGAAAGACCGGCTGAAGAGCCGGTTCAACGTTTCGGTCGCCGAGATTGACCATCAGGATCTATGGCAGCGCGCGACTCTGGGCATCGTCTCCATCGCGGCGGGCCACGAGCCTCTGGAGTCGTGCTTCGGGAAGGTCCGGGGCATCGTGGAGAGCGAGGTGCCGGGCGAAGTGGTGAACTTCGAAATCGAGTACCTGACCTGA
- the infB gene encoding translation initiation factor IF-2, which produces MGKIRVYQLAKLLKISNDEAADLLRRNGIEIKSNLSSIDESLVERFRSKSAPAAAKPEVARPEAAAPAPASGARPSAKPSKPKTGLTPAKKATPRPAEPSAAKPAPGATVKPLVRPAPSKAPPARSIGKGQPQDLPAAPARSASSLSAPRAVSEIPLTAVKPHPPAPIVSERPAAPRPAPLPPSPPRDVILTEGVTVKELSEKTGLKSKDIIKKLLDQGIFATINQPLDVELAKQICREFGYEARIISFEEDAIREHRTGSAPSKLRPRDPVVTIMGHVDHGKTSLLDAIRQSNIIEQEHGGITQHIGAYHVQVRGRGITFIDTPGHEAFTLMRSRGAKVTDIVVLVVAADDGVMPQTVEAIDHARAAGVPIVVAINKIDKPGANLDRVKKALSDHNLLVEDWGGDIVSVAISAKQKLHIDDLLDMILLVADLHELKADPDVPATGAILEAKLDKYRGPVATILVQEGTLHPGDAFIAGAANGKVRAMFDDRGRKIQKAGPSIPAEVLGLQGVPRAGDPFQVVVDELKARQIGSFRQSKIRQEGLAKSSRLTLDHLFQQIKEGSIKELPIILKGDVQGSVEVLAKSLTDLSTDQVKVRIIHSATGAITETDVLLASASNAIIVGFSVRPDRSAAELAEKEKVDIRLHTVIYDVHTEIKNAMVGLLDPTFHEQYLGRAEVRNLFKIPKVWMVAGTHVVDGKMLRGCQVRLLRNNVIVHQGRMASLKRFKEDVGEVKSGYECGISLERFNDLKVGDVIEAFKLEKIIPKSL; this is translated from the coding sequence ATGGGGAAAATCCGCGTTTATCAGCTGGCGAAGCTGCTGAAAATCTCGAACGACGAGGCCGCCGACCTCCTTCGCCGAAACGGCATCGAAATCAAGTCGAACTTGAGCAGCATCGACGAGAGTCTCGTCGAGCGCTTCCGGTCGAAGAGCGCCCCCGCGGCGGCGAAGCCGGAAGTGGCGCGCCCGGAGGCAGCCGCGCCCGCGCCCGCTTCCGGCGCGCGGCCCTCTGCGAAACCTTCCAAGCCGAAGACGGGGCTCACGCCGGCCAAGAAGGCCACGCCACGACCGGCAGAACCGAGCGCGGCCAAACCGGCACCGGGAGCGACGGTCAAACCCCTTGTGCGACCCGCCCCCTCGAAGGCTCCGCCGGCACGTAGCATCGGCAAGGGGCAGCCCCAGGATTTGCCCGCCGCGCCGGCTCGCTCCGCCTCTTCCCTCTCGGCGCCTCGGGCCGTCTCCGAGATCCCCTTGACCGCCGTGAAACCTCATCCGCCGGCGCCCATCGTCTCCGAGCGTCCCGCCGCGCCGCGTCCGGCGCCGCTGCCCCCTTCTCCGCCGCGAGACGTCATTCTGACCGAAGGAGTGACGGTCAAAGAGCTGTCCGAGAAAACCGGCCTGAAGTCGAAGGACATCATCAAGAAGCTCCTCGACCAGGGCATCTTCGCGACTATCAACCAGCCGCTGGATGTCGAGCTGGCGAAGCAGATATGCAGGGAGTTCGGTTATGAGGCGCGCATCATCTCCTTCGAGGAGGACGCCATCCGCGAGCACCGGACGGGCAGCGCCCCTTCGAAGCTCCGCCCCCGGGATCCCGTCGTGACCATCATGGGGCACGTCGATCACGGCAAGACATCGCTTCTCGACGCGATCCGTCAGTCGAACATCATCGAGCAGGAGCACGGCGGGATCACCCAGCACATCGGCGCGTACCATGTCCAAGTCCGCGGACGCGGCATCACTTTCATCGACACCCCGGGCCATGAGGCCTTCACGCTGATGCGTTCGCGGGGGGCCAAAGTCACGGACATCGTGGTGTTGGTCGTCGCGGCCGACGACGGAGTCATGCCGCAAACCGTCGAAGCGATCGATCACGCCCGCGCCGCCGGAGTCCCGATCGTCGTCGCCATCAACAAGATCGACAAGCCCGGCGCGAATCTCGACCGAGTCAAGAAAGCCCTCTCGGATCACAACCTCCTCGTCGAAGACTGGGGGGGAGACATCGTCAGCGTGGCCATCTCCGCCAAGCAGAAGCTCCACATCGACGATCTCCTGGACATGATTCTGCTCGTCGCCGATCTGCACGAGCTGAAAGCCGATCCCGACGTGCCGGCGACGGGTGCGATCCTCGAGGCCAAGCTGGACAAGTATCGCGGCCCCGTCGCCACGATTCTGGTCCAGGAGGGAACCCTTCACCCGGGCGACGCGTTCATCGCCGGCGCCGCGAACGGGAAGGTGCGCGCCATGTTCGACGACCGGGGGCGGAAGATCCAGAAAGCGGGCCCCTCGATTCCCGCCGAAGTCCTGGGGCTGCAGGGGGTGCCGCGGGCGGGCGACCCCTTCCAGGTCGTGGTGGACGAGCTGAAGGCCCGCCAAATCGGAAGCTTCCGCCAATCCAAGATACGGCAGGAAGGCCTCGCGAAGTCCTCGAGGCTGACGCTGGATCACCTGTTCCAGCAAATCAAGGAGGGCTCCATCAAGGAGCTTCCCATCATCCTGAAGGGAGACGTCCAAGGCTCGGTGGAGGTGCTCGCCAAGAGCCTGACCGACCTCTCCACCGATCAGGTCAAGGTGCGCATCATCCACAGCGCGACGGGCGCGATTACCGAGACGGACGTCTTGCTGGCCTCCGCCAGCAACGCCATCATCGTGGGGTTCAGCGTCCGGCCGGACCGCTCGGCCGCGGAGCTCGCCGAAAAGGAAAAGGTCGACATACGGCTGCACACCGTGATCTACGACGTCCACACCGAAATCAAGAACGCCATGGTCGGTCTGCTGGATCCGACGTTTCACGAGCAGTATCTGGGCCGGGCGGAGGTCCGCAACCTGTTCAAGATCCCCAAGGTGTGGATGGTCGCGGGGACCCATGTGGTGGACGGAAAGATGCTGCGAGGGTGCCAGGTGCGGTTGCTTCGGAACAACGTCATCGTGCACCAAGGCAGAATGGCTTCCCTCAAGCGGTTCAAGGAGGACGTGGGGGAGGTCAAGTCCGGTTACGAGTGCGGCATCTCACTGGAAAGATTCAACGACTTGAAGGTCGGCGACGTGATCGAGGCCTTCAAGCTCGAGAAGATCATTCCGAAGAGCCTCTGA
- the truB gene encoding tRNA pseudouridine(55) synthase TruB, which yields MNASGVLLIDKEEGVTSHDVVDRVRRIVGFQRVGHTGTLDPMATGLLPICLGKATRLSRFLTSSDKTYAGTIRFGQATDTHDREGRPLGPQRSVEFSREQLMVAVRSLSGPITQVPPIYSAKKHGGVPLYRFARRQLDVPRAPIQVVIHFLRVFEMEGSDLRFEVKSSPGTYIRVLVHDLGEMLGCGAHLHSLRRTACGDFQISGAVNLDLLAQKVREGQFPEILIPLERVPLGFGTVVANRQGLQAVKNGRALGVREILPSRSSLSPGPCRVENETGELVAIGRLSHPDGSDVPLIQPQIVFLQD from the coding sequence ATGAACGCAAGCGGCGTCCTGCTGATCGACAAGGAAGAGGGCGTCACCTCTCACGACGTCGTCGACCGGGTGCGGCGGATCGTCGGATTCCAGCGGGTCGGCCACACGGGGACCCTGGACCCGATGGCGACGGGACTGCTGCCGATTTGCCTGGGCAAGGCGACACGCTTGTCCCGGTTTCTTACTTCCTCGGACAAGACCTACGCGGGAACGATTCGGTTCGGGCAGGCGACGGACACGCACGATCGGGAGGGGCGTCCTCTCGGTCCCCAGCGATCGGTGGAATTCTCCCGGGAGCAGCTGATGGTGGCCGTCCGTTCGCTCAGCGGCCCGATCACCCAGGTCCCGCCGATTTACTCGGCGAAGAAGCATGGCGGCGTGCCCCTGTACCGCTTCGCCCGCCGCCAGCTCGACGTTCCTCGCGCGCCGATTCAGGTCGTCATTCATTTCCTGAGAGTTTTCGAGATGGAAGGGAGCGACCTCCGGTTCGAGGTGAAGAGCTCCCCGGGCACCTACATACGGGTCCTGGTTCACGATTTGGGAGAGATGCTCGGCTGCGGAGCCCACCTCCATTCCTTGCGGCGCACCGCTTGCGGCGATTTCCAAATCTCCGGAGCCGTCAATCTCGATCTTCTGGCGCAGAAGGTCCGGGAGGGGCAGTTTCCGGAGATTCTCATTCCGCTGGAGCGGGTGCCCTTGGGCTTTGGCACGGTCGTGGCGAATCGACAGGGGCTCCAGGCGGTCAAGAACGGCCGGGCGCTCGGGGTGCGGGAGATCCTGCCTTCCCGCTCGAGCTTGAGCCCGGGTCCTTGCCGCGTCGAGAACGAGACCGGAGAGCTCGTCGCCATCGGACGGCTCTCCCACCCGGATGGATCGGACGTGCCGCTGATCCAGCCTCAGATCGTTTTTCTTCAGGATTGA
- the amrA gene encoding AmmeMemoRadiSam system protein A has translation MSPLQDPSPARLAAAERLMLTALVRRSVETFVRQGRQPALPERTPLFSRRCGAFVSLFIDGKLRGCIGVVEPAETLDRTLVHCAIAAASEDRRFPPVIAEELPGLRCEISLLSPLFPVATPEEIEIGRHGVLIRAGRRHGLLLPQVPVGRGWDRETLLRQVCRKAGLPADAWRDLAESLFIFTAEIVDERRA, from the coding sequence ATGAGCCCGTTGCAGGATCCCTCGCCGGCTCGCCTGGCCGCGGCCGAGCGACTCATGCTGACCGCGCTGGTTCGCAGGAGCGTCGAGACCTTCGTCCGTCAGGGACGACAGCCCGCGCTTCCCGAGAGAACGCCTCTCTTCTCCCGTCGCTGCGGCGCGTTCGTCTCTCTGTTCATCGACGGGAAGCTGCGCGGCTGCATCGGAGTCGTGGAGCCCGCGGAGACCCTGGATCGTACTCTGGTTCATTGCGCCATCGCGGCGGCTTCCGAGGATCGTCGCTTTCCCCCGGTGATTGCCGAAGAGTTGCCCGGACTGCGGTGCGAGATCTCCCTGCTATCGCCCCTTTTTCCGGTCGCCACCCCGGAGGAGATCGAGATCGGTCGCCACGGCGTCCTGATCCGGGCCGGCCGCCGGCACGGCCTGCTGCTTCCGCAAGTTCCGGTCGGGCGGGGCTGGGACCGTGAAACCCTCTTGCGGCAGGTCTGCCGGAAGGCGGGTCTCCCGGCCGATGCCTGGAGGGATCTGGCGGAGAGCCTGTTCATCTTTACGGCGGAAATCGTCGACGAGCGGCGGGCGTGA
- the rimP gene encoding ribosome maturation factor RimP — protein MQKGETFAKISDLGHRVAEAAGMELVQVDLERQRGGWFLRLYIDKPGGVTLGDCQAVSEQMGAELDVQDLIEGAYTLEVSSPGLDRPLRSDDDFRRFIGKRVALSTFEPIEGRRHFVGRLQGFESGVARLIDDKEAEYAIPRQKISKARLEVEF, from the coding sequence GTGCAAAAAGGCGAAACATTCGCAAAAATAAGCGATTTGGGACACAGGGTCGCGGAGGCCGCCGGGATGGAGCTGGTTCAGGTTGACCTCGAAAGGCAGCGCGGAGGCTGGTTCCTCCGGCTGTACATCGACAAGCCCGGAGGCGTGACATTGGGCGATTGCCAGGCCGTTTCCGAGCAGATGGGGGCGGAGTTGGACGTGCAGGATCTGATCGAGGGCGCCTACACGCTCGAGGTCTCTTCCCCCGGACTCGACAGGCCCCTGCGAAGCGACGACGATTTCCGCCGATTCATTGGCAAGCGAGTGGCTCTCTCGACGTTCGAGCCCATCGAGGGGCGCCGGCACTTCGTCGGGAGGCTGCAGGGCTTCGAATCGGGCGTCGCCAGGCTGATCGACGATAAGGAAGCCGAGTACGCTATCCCCAGGCAGAAAATATCCAAGGCGCGGCTCGAGGTTGAATTCTGA
- the rpsO gene encoding 30S ribosomal protein S15 codes for MSIPKERKGGIIESYQTHPGDTGSPEVQVALLSERIEHLTEHFKSHRKDHHSRRGLLMMVGTRRRLLDYLKRKDADRYKELIKKLGIRK; via the coding sequence TTGAGCATACCGAAGGAGAGAAAGGGCGGCATCATCGAATCCTATCAAACCCATCCTGGCGACACGGGATCGCCCGAGGTCCAGGTGGCGCTCCTGAGCGAGCGCATCGAGCACCTCACCGAGCACTTCAAGAGTCATCGGAAGGATCATCATTCCCGCCGCGGGTTGCTCATGATGGTGGGCACTCGTCGCCGGCTCCTGGATTACCTCAAGCGCAAGGACGCGGATCGTTACAAAGAACTCATCAAGAAACTGGGAATCCGGAAGTAA
- a CDS encoding LysM peptidoglycan-binding domain-containing protein, translating into MSKASWICKAGFLPALLLVALALPGWSDDQTQKNPAASPASAEDQPEAVATDEAQKPAPPPAAAPPAAAPTAKAPAPAAAIQTPQESPTPPTHLHKVGDHWTPYEPPDPESFPEGATVHIIVSGDNLWNLANTHFQNPYLWPQIWNENRYILDSHWIYPGDPLILPPRPTVVSEIVPATGQTAPPLPPAPEGQEENPPETAEPEEIAQAAVPETPEREVDSAQAVSAGDIYCTGEIRHDYKKTDLYIANEEQEEKAGLTEGDLVYLNAGRDGNKVQPGEELQIIVKDEEVFHPVTDRWLGTYVRRAGRLKVLAVQENTSIAQITQTCGNRIEVGFELEPIQQFAIPEYHEAPFDRLDVEPSGKSNGYVVRVQDGRNQATTGNVVDVDLGSKDGLKPGDMLQVYFRSTPPVNHGVKYRYKWGNRRYESQDLRDDDANLLFPRKPVGQLLILTTGEKTATAKVMYTVREIEVGTAVEIR; encoded by the coding sequence ATGAGCAAGGCGAGTTGGATATGCAAGGCCGGGTTCCTCCCGGCTCTTCTTCTTGTGGCCCTGGCTCTTCCCGGCTGGAGCGATGATCAGACCCAGAAGAACCCCGCTGCCAGTCCAGCGTCGGCCGAGGATCAGCCCGAGGCGGTTGCCACCGACGAGGCGCAAAAGCCGGCGCCACCCCCGGCGGCTGCGCCGCCTGCCGCGGCTCCGACGGCGAAGGCTCCGGCTCCAGCGGCCGCCATCCAGACTCCGCAGGAATCTCCCACACCCCCCACCCATCTCCACAAGGTGGGCGATCATTGGACGCCCTACGAGCCGCCGGATCCCGAGTCCTTCCCCGAGGGGGCCACGGTGCATATCATCGTGAGCGGGGACAATCTCTGGAACCTCGCGAACACGCATTTCCAGAATCCTTACCTCTGGCCCCAGATATGGAATGAGAACCGTTACATCCTCGACTCCCACTGGATCTATCCGGGGGATCCGCTGATCCTCCCTCCCCGGCCGACCGTCGTCTCCGAGATCGTCCCGGCGACGGGACAGACCGCGCCTCCCCTTCCTCCGGCCCCGGAAGGCCAGGAGGAGAACCCTCCGGAGACGGCCGAGCCTGAGGAGATCGCCCAGGCGGCCGTTCCCGAGACGCCCGAGCGGGAGGTCGACTCGGCTCAGGCGGTCTCGGCAGGGGACATCTACTGCACCGGGGAGATTCGGCACGACTACAAGAAGACCGATCTCTACATCGCGAATGAGGAGCAGGAGGAGAAGGCGGGCCTCACGGAGGGGGACCTGGTCTACCTGAACGCCGGACGCGACGGAAACAAGGTCCAGCCGGGAGAGGAGCTCCAGATCATCGTCAAGGACGAAGAGGTCTTTCATCCGGTTACCGACCGGTGGCTTGGAACGTACGTGCGCCGGGCCGGACGGCTGAAGGTACTGGCGGTGCAGGAAAACACCTCAATCGCCCAGATCACCCAGACGTGCGGAAACCGGATCGAGGTCGGGTTCGAGCTGGAGCCGATCCAGCAGTTCGCGATCCCGGAGTACCACGAAGCGCCCTTCGATCGTCTGGACGTGGAGCCGAGCGGCAAGTCCAACGGCTATGTGGTCCGCGTTCAAGACGGAAGGAACCAGGCCACTACCGGCAACGTCGTCGACGTGGACCTCGGCTCGAAGGACGGCCTGAAGCCGGGAGACATGCTGCAGGTTTACTTCCGGAGCACGCCCCCCGTCAACCACGGGGTGAAATACCGCTACAAGTGGGGGAATCGGCGATATGAGAGCCAGGATCTTCGGGACGACGACGCGAACCTGCTCTTCCCGCGCAAGCCGGTCGGGCAGCTCCTGATCCTGACGACCGGGGAGAAAACCGCCACCGCGAAAGTCATGTACACCGTTCGCGAGATCGAAGTCGGAACCGCGGTCGAGATTCGCTGA
- the rbfA gene encoding 30S ribosome-binding factor RbfA, translating to MTSPRRERLAHELRSEISRLLLRDIRDPRVGFVTLTRAEVSPDLTHSRIYFTVFGTDAARQQTLKALNRAAGYLQRAVFRELRLRRNLEIVFVLDEAAATGNRIDELLEQIRGAGGEEGEEE from the coding sequence ATGACCAGCCCCCGGCGCGAACGTCTGGCCCACGAGCTTCGCAGCGAAATCTCCAGGCTTCTGTTGCGGGACATCCGGGATCCTCGCGTCGGGTTCGTGACGCTGACCCGCGCCGAGGTGAGCCCCGACCTCACCCATTCGAGAATCTACTTCACCGTGTTCGGGACCGATGCGGCCCGCCAGCAGACCCTGAAAGCGCTGAACCGCGCGGCCGGCTACCTTCAAAGGGCGGTTTTCCGGGAGCTACGGTTGCGTCGGAACCTCGAAATCGTCTTCGTCCTGGATGAGGCCGCCGCGACCGGCAACCGGATCGACGAGCTCCTGGAGCAGATTCGCGGCGCCGGGGGCGAGGAAGGGGAAGAGGAATGA
- a CDS encoding helix-turn-helix domain-containing protein, whose product MTNRLQAIVEELFQSGIKLNHALKEFEKRYIQTALAGSRGNRSLAAKTLGIHRNTLAHKIHHHRLAR is encoded by the coding sequence GTGACCAACAGGCTGCAGGCCATCGTGGAGGAGCTGTTCCAAAGTGGAATCAAGCTGAATCACGCGCTGAAGGAGTTCGAGAAGCGGTATATCCAGACGGCGCTCGCCGGAAGCCGCGGCAACCGGTCGCTGGCGGCGAAAACGCTCGGGATCCACCGCAACACCCTGGCGCACAAGATTCACCACCACCGACTGGCGCGGTAG